One genomic region from Merismopedia glauca CCAP 1448/3 encodes:
- a CDS encoding DUF4333 domain-containing protein — translation MLFNYYWRKVGVLGLAIALTSCNNSTQEKPTQVIVTQTTSPPENTTVFDPIPTTPPVTPITQISPKPRPKKSPSSTNSGEIPIIIEGDSPNLTTSTSPNNSSKLDTESLETEVKNSLSTELGLTINSVKCPNLASVTKGKKSVCSVVTPDGNFSVKLTNKGKQFEYEPQGAINITELESNIEASVKNRQGEDVKATCSGEVLIFNSGDYLNCQVKNQEGKSQSATITFNNLTGDPNGITVKILGRNSTSSTTKPQKKTPTVAANSQAATKNSEKLEKSLKTLLSKDIGTTIRSVNCPDKVEKNFSKSYTCQAVTGQGKFSLVVKLTNPKGGFKYQAKGILIPTKLGETISQEVENSTGKKVEVDCGETLIIFTPGESLGCQISTGKGEPQNIKVTIQDEYGKKVKVDYNLAG, via the coding sequence ATGTTATTTAATTATTACTGGCGAAAAGTTGGGGTTTTAGGATTAGCGATCGCTCTTACCAGTTGCAACAATTCTACTCAAGAAAAACCAACTCAAGTAATTGTCACCCAAACTACATCTCCTCCGGAAAATACCACCGTATTCGATCCTATTCCGACAACTCCACCAGTTACACCTATTACCCAAATTTCGCCCAAACCTCGTCCGAAAAAATCTCCATCTTCAACTAATTCAGGAGAAATACCTATTATTATTGAAGGTGATTCTCCCAACCTTACAACTTCCACTTCACCGAACAATTCATCTAAATTAGACACGGAATCTCTAGAAACAGAAGTCAAAAATTCCTTATCTACAGAATTAGGTCTAACTATTAATTCTGTAAAATGTCCCAATTTAGCTTCAGTTACCAAAGGTAAAAAATCTGTTTGCTCTGTAGTTACTCCTGATGGAAATTTCTCAGTTAAACTAACTAATAAAGGCAAACAATTCGAGTATGAACCACAAGGTGCAATTAACATTACTGAACTAGAATCTAATATTGAAGCATCTGTCAAAAATCGCCAAGGAGAAGATGTAAAAGCAACCTGTTCTGGAGAAGTTTTAATTTTCAATAGTGGAGATTATCTCAATTGTCAAGTCAAAAATCAAGAGGGAAAAAGTCAATCAGCTACGATTACTTTCAACAACCTGACTGGAGATCCAAATGGAATTACGGTGAAAATCTTGGGGAGAAATTCAACATCTTCAACTACTAAACCTCAGAAAAAAACACCAACTGTAGCCGCCAATTCTCAGGCTGCAACTAAGAATAGTGAGAAGTTAGAAAAAAGCTTAAAAACACTCTTAAGCAAAGACATAGGCACAACTATTAGATCGGTTAATTGTCCAGATAAAGTTGAGAAAAACTTTAGTAAATCCTATACTTGTCAAGCTGTAACTGGACAGGGTAAATTTTCTTTAGTAGTCAAACTTACTAATCCTAAAGGCGGTTTTAAATACCAGGCTAAAGGGATATTAATTCCCACAAAACTAGGCGAAACTATTAGCCAAGAAGTAGAAAATAGTACAGGGAAAAAAGTCGAGGTAGATTGTGGAGAAACATTAATTATATTCACCCCAGGAGAGAGTTTAGGTTGTCAAATTTCAACTGGTAAAGGCGAACCACAAAATATTAAGGTAACCATCCAAGATGAGTATGGTAAAAAAGTAAAGGTTGACTATAACTTAGCTGGATAG